DNA from Chitinophaga pendula:
TCCTTTGGACTGACCTGTCTGTGTACAGCTGTGCCGCTTGTAAAAGCAGCACTGTTGATGACAATTCCGGATGATAAAAGCCTGCCATTTGCTGGGCGATAAAGAGCGTTTTCGCAAGTGCATGAAACTGTATATTTTACTCCTTGTTAGTTGTATAACCAATTGCCTGTTCGCACAGGCCCAACAGCCTACCGCCGTATTAAGAGGGCGTGTCTTTACAGCAGGAAATACTCCCGCTGCCGGGGTAACCGTGCACGTGAGTGGTATTGCAAAAGGTGCCAGCACCGACGAAGAAGGGCGTTATCGGTTTAAAGCACCTGCCGGCAAACAAACACTGATCGTACGGGCTGTAGGCCAGCAGGAACAACGAATCCCTGTTGTGTTAACTGCCGGAGATACAACCGATGTACCACAAACCCACCTGACAGTCGCACAATATCACTTGGATGATGTGGTAGTGACCGGCCAGTTCGAACCGCAATCCATGCGTAATGCTGTACAGCGGGTACGTACTATCAGCAATGAACGTATTAAACTACGGGGTGGTACCGATATCATAGGGGTGATCAATAACGAACTGGGTGTGCGCCTTTCCAATGATCTCGCGCTGGGCGAAACACGCATCGAACTGATGGGCATGGGGGGCGCCAACGTCAAAATATTACTCGATGGCGTTCCGGTCGTTGACCGTGGCGACATCAAACAGAGCCTCGGGCAGATAGATATCAATACAGTAGAAAGGATTGAGATCATCGAAGGGCCTATGTCCGTGGTATATGGTACCGACGGTCTGGCTGGGGTGATCAACATTATTACCCGTAAAAGCAGCGGAGAAGACCGGTTGTCTGTTTCCGCCCGTGTACAGGAGGAAACCGTAGGCAACGAATACAATGCCTTTACTAAAAAAGGGGTGCATAACGAAAACCTGCAGGTCAACTGGGAACGTAAGGGATGGTATGCCGGCGCCGGCGTAACCCGCAATAACTTTGGGGGATGGCAAGGTGGCAATTCAGGCCGTAAGAAAGAATGGAGCCCCAAAGACCAATGGCTGGGGAATGTTTCCTTCGGCTATGGCAAGAAGAACTGGAAAGCCTGGTATCGCCTGGATTACCTGAATGAAGATATCTGGAGCGGAGGCAACATCAACCCGGCAAATGGAAAAACGACAGATCAGCATTATATCACCAATCGTTATACCCATCAGGGACAAGCCGAGTATAAGTTGAATGATGCCTGGAGTTTCAACGGCATAGTATCTTACCAGGACTATAAACGCCGTACCAAATCCGATATCATCAATTTTGTGGATGGGACTTCGCAGCCAGACCCTCAACCTGGGGCGCAGGCGCTTTCTACTTTCAATACCTGGTTCTTCCGCGGCACTGCCCAATATCGTTTTTCCTCTGCCGTGTCCTTTCAGCCCGGTATAGAATATAAACGTGATGCTGCAGGAGGCGAACGTATAGAAGGTACGCCAGTTATCGCTGACTATGCTTTCTTCATTTCTTCTGAGATCAAACCGTTATCTATTCTGAATATACGGCCGGGACTGCGATTCAGCAAAAACTCCGCTTATGATGCACCACCGGTGATACCTTCACTGAATGCAAGGCTTGCTATTACCAAAGATATTGACCTGCGGCTGGGATATGCACGCGGCTTCCGGGCGCCGGCATTGCGCGAGTTGTACTTTTATTTCTTCGATGCCAGCCACTCTATCAAAGGTAATCCCAATCTGAAAGCAGAACATTCCAACAGCTTTACCGGCTCGTTGACCTGGCGTCCTGTCCATCAGGAAAGGACCCGGTTAAGTATAACGTTGAGTGGCTTTTACAACAATTTCGATAACCTGATCGCTACGGCAAAAAGCGCAGAAGATCCCAGGATATTTACATATATCAACGTCAATAAATTCAAGACGACCGGCGGTATGCTGGAGGGTACCCTGAACTGGAATAACCTGCAATTGTCAGCCGGATTTTCCTACATCGGCAGATATAATGAGTTCTTCAAGGACACCACACAGGTTGAAAAAGGCCGTTCGCTTCCTCAGTTTGTCTGGAGTGCGGAGATCAATACAGGAGCTACCTGGAAGTTTCCCAAACTGGGCGGTACCCTTAGCGCCTTCTATAAATTCACTGGCAAACGTCCGGAGTATGTATTGGCCAGTACTACCCCCAATGGCCCTGCTGCTGTGTTGCTTTCAGAAGTGCAAGCCTTCCACTGGATGGACCTCACTGCTACCAAAAAGATCAACAAACTGGTGACGCTCAATTTAGGGGTGAAGAACCTGTTTGACATAAATACCCTCCGCAATACAGTTATGGATAATCGCGGTGGGCATAACACCAATGGTCCTGTGCCGCTGGCATATGGCAGGTCTTATTTCCTGGGGCTCAACTTTAGCTGGAATCGCTAGTAGTGACGTCCGGCAATACATAAATCAATAACAATAAAACCTATAAAAAATATAAGCAAATGATGATCAGAAATGCAATGATGCTGTTTGCAGCAGTGAGCGTATTTAGTGCCTGTTCTAAAAGCGACGATAATAAACCCGTGATCCCTCCACCTTCCGATGGTTCTAAAATAACCCTGGATGGCGGCACCGGTGGTGCTTCTGCTACCAATACTGTATATGTAGATTTTAGCAGTAATAGTACTGCCAGCGTAGCGCGCAACAGCTGGAACCTCGGTTTCTTCGGCGGCAATGATTATCGTGTGATACTGAACTATAATACCAGCACAGCAGCTACTGCCACTACTAAAAATGATATTACCAAAGTAACGGTAGATGACGCAGCGGCAAT
Protein-coding regions in this window:
- a CDS encoding TonB-dependent receptor, with the protein product MKLYILLLVSCITNCLFAQAQQPTAVLRGRVFTAGNTPAAGVTVHVSGIAKGASTDEEGRYRFKAPAGKQTLIVRAVGQQEQRIPVVLTAGDTTDVPQTHLTVAQYHLDDVVVTGQFEPQSMRNAVQRVRTISNERIKLRGGTDIIGVINNELGVRLSNDLALGETRIELMGMGGANVKILLDGVPVVDRGDIKQSLGQIDINTVERIEIIEGPMSVVYGTDGLAGVINIITRKSSGEDRLSVSARVQEETVGNEYNAFTKKGVHNENLQVNWERKGWYAGAGVTRNNFGGWQGGNSGRKKEWSPKDQWLGNVSFGYGKKNWKAWYRLDYLNEDIWSGGNINPANGKTTDQHYITNRYTHQGQAEYKLNDAWSFNGIVSYQDYKRRTKSDIINFVDGTSQPDPQPGAQALSTFNTWFFRGTAQYRFSSAVSFQPGIEYKRDAAGGERIEGTPVIADYAFFISSEIKPLSILNIRPGLRFSKNSAYDAPPVIPSLNARLAITKDIDLRLGYARGFRAPALRELYFYFFDASHSIKGNPNLKAEHSNSFTGSLTWRPVHQERTRLSITLSGFYNNFDNLIATAKSAEDPRIFTYINVNKFKTTGGMLEGTLNWNNLQLSAGFSYIGRYNEFFKDTTQVEKGRSLPQFVWSAEINTGATWKFPKLGGTLSAFYKFTGKRPEYVLASTTPNGPAAVLLSEVQAFHWMDLTATKKINKLVTLNLGVKNLFDINTLRNTVMDNRGGHNTNGPVPLAYGRSYFLGLNFSWNR